In Pecten maximus chromosome 10, xPecMax1.1, whole genome shotgun sequence, one genomic interval encodes:
- the LOC117335678 gene encoding claudin-18-like encodes MGCSDSSVLLKIAFVILPLALVLQIAGLATPSWSSITASIKGVSASQSIGLWATCATEAGKSQCVSYTDVEDWLKVCRAFAIIGMLAVAAAAILEVLCTVALSKDSHKIAYILATIIAFVGAGACILACIIWAAKVGDVLSGLDLSYSFALSIVAGGLSGIGGILVAIDLCK; translated from the exons ATGGGTTGCTCCGATTCTTCTGTGTTGTTGAAAATTGCCTTTGTAATTTTACCTCTGGCTTTGGTACTACAAATTGCTGGATTAGCGACTCCAAGCTGGAGTTCTATCACTGCATCCATTAAGGGAGTGTCCGCCAGTCAGTCGATTGGACTCTGGGCAACTTGTGCCACTGAAGCCGGAAAATCTCAGTGTGTCAGTTATACCGATG TGGAGGATTGGTTGAAAGTTTGTCGGGCGTTCGCAATAATCGGTATGTTAGCAGTTGCTGctgccgccatcttggaagtgTTGTGCACGGTAGCCCTGTCCAAGGATTCACACAAGATAGCCTACATCTTGGCAACAATAATTGCCTTTGTTGGCG CCGGTGCCTGCATCCTAGCATGCATCATTTGGGCTGCAAAAGTAGGTGACGTGCTTTCCGGACTCGACCTCAGCTATTCGTTCGCCCTTTCCATCGTCGCGGGAGGTTTGTCTGGAATCGGTGGCATCCTAGTGGCAATTGATCTTTGCAAATAA